A genomic window from Antedon mediterranea chromosome 4, ecAntMedi1.1, whole genome shotgun sequence includes:
- the LOC140046672 gene encoding uncharacterized protein, whose product MGDLPAQNMALPKKVFLKLMLDLEIYLDKDEVDQLKYINRVHLPETVLANIEKFTDLVTALENRILVNESNFRELERMLNEINRPDLVDFLKNGNKIKHDNQRMALPKKVFLKMMLDIYHALENEDEANLKYLLRALLPKNVLAKIDNFRDFASALEDRRLIDESKLDELERLLTEINRSDLVDLVKKTKAEHSLFSRTINGAECIKLDDIDTAESASDIQLIPSDIQLIPSAITARGKDVKKAYSKALKEGSIEVNLATLKVVGQERVGKTCLTNALLGKPFENDHNVTDGIAVTRTVSKRWTDDNADSGNPSKQFARLVTDKLNAMDSLNKNVDKISAGEEQDGASNQTKQNAEKKSTAKHTETNPIDIEQQLDKDVMKKVEENKETFEETFNIWDHGGQMMYHGIHCMFMTRQALYIVVFDLSKPLDDHATVTDSNMEERKHHWSNLQFILSYIQTVYVHTRIVEKNMDRKVHKPTILIVGTHKGEEGI is encoded by the exons ATGGGTG ATTTGCCAGCTCAAAATATGGCATTACCAAAAAAAGTTTTTCTAAAGTTAATGCTAGACTTGGAAATTTACTTGGACAAAGATGAAGTAGATCAACTCAAGTACATAAACCGTGTTCATCTACCGGAGACCGTGcttgcaaatattgagaaatttACAGATTTGGTTACAGCACTAGAAAATCGAATTCTGGTCAATGAAAGTAATTTTAGAGAACTTGAACGGATGTTAAATGAAATTAATCGACCTGATCTTGTTGATTTCCTTAAGAATgggaataaaataaaacatg ACAACCAAAGAATGGCATTACCAAAAAAGGTATTTCTGAAGATGATGTTAGACATCTACCATGCTTTGGAAAATGAAGATGAAGCCAACTTAAAGTACTTACTCCGTGCTCTTCTACCAAAGAATGTCCTTGCAAAAATCGATAACTTCAGAGATTTCGCTTCTGCATTAGAAGACCGTAGATTGATAGATGAGAGTAAACTGGATGAGCTTGAACGTTTGTTAACTGAAATTAATCGATCTGATCTTGTTGATTTGGTTAAAAAGACTAAAGCTGAACATA gtTTATTTTCCAGGACAATAAATGGTGCAGAATGCATCAAACTTGATGATATAGACACGGCGGAGAGTGCATCAGATATTCAGCTTATTCCATCAGATATTCAGCTTATTCCATCTGCTATTACTGCTCGTGGTAAAGATGTTAAGAAAGCGTACAGTAAAGCCTTAAAAGAAGGTTCTATCGAAGTGAATCTTGCAACGCTTAAAGTGGTTGGGCAGGAAAGAGTGGGCAAAACTTGCCTCACCAATGCCTTACTTGGAAAGCC ATTTGAAAATGACCATAACGTTACAGATGGCATAGCAGTGACTAGAACTGTAAGCAAAAGATGGACTGACGATAATGCTGATAGtg GTAATCCTTCAAAACAGTTTGCAAGATTGGTCACTGATAAACTGAATGCAATGgacagtttaaataaaaat GTTGACAAAATATCTGCCGGAGAAG AACAAGATGGTGCATCAAATCAGACAAAGCAAAAT gctGAAAAGAAATCAACTGCAAAAC ATACTGAAACTAATCCAATTGATATAGAACAGCAGTTAGATAAGGATGTAATGAAGAAAGTTGAGGAAAATAAGGAGACTTTCGAAGAAACGTTTAACATCTGGGACCATGGGGGACAAATGATGTACCATGGTATACATTGT ATGTTCATGACACGACAAGCACTATACATCGTAGTGTTTGATCTCAGTAAACCCCTTGATGACCATGCTACTGTCACTGACTCTAATATG gAAGAACGTAAACATCATTGGTCCAACCTACAGTTCATATTATCTTACATCCAGACTGTTTATGTTCATACTCGTATTGTAGAAAAAAATATGGATAGAAAAGTTCACAAACCAACTATCCTTATTGTGGGTACACATAAGG GTGAAGAAGGCATTTAA
- the LOC140046168 gene encoding probable cytosolic iron-sulfur protein assembly protein CIAO1 homolog: MMTGMLNEVQILSEHQQRVWSVAWNPSGTLLASCSSDKTIRVWGKEGEKWICKTVLQDSHTRTIRRVAWSPCGNFLASCSFDATTCIWDKRGGEFECTATLEGHENEIKCVTWAPSGNLLATCSRDKSVWIWEVDQDHEDYECASVLSVHTQDVKQVVWHPNKELLASASYDNTIKIFIEDDDDWICVSTLEGHESTVWSLSFDKTGDRLASCSDDRTIKIWKQYQPDNQQGILTVGNHPTWKCVCTLSGYHSRPIYSLHWCKLTGLLATASGDDCLRIFKEDTSVHDASNQPAFQLVASQNKSHNEDVNCVAWNPKIPGLLASCSDDCKIKLWNLNDG; encoded by the exons ATGATGACTGGAATGTTGAATGAAGTGCAAATTTTAAGTGAGCACCAACAAAGGGTTTGGAGCGTTGCTTGGAATCCATCAGGAACTTTACTGGCTAGCTGTAGCAGCGATAAAACCATCCGAGTTTGGGGTAAAGAAG gtGAAAAATGGATATGCAAGACAGTTCTTCAGGATTCACATACAAGGACCATTAGAAGGGTTGCTTGGTCACCTTGTGGTAACTTCCTAGCATCTTGTAGCTTTGATGCCACCACGTGTATATGGGATAAACGAGGAGGAGAATTTGAATGTACAGCCACATTAGAAGGACATGAAAACGAAATAAAATGTGTTACATGGGCGCCATCTGGTAATTTATTAGCTACCTGTAGTCGAGATAAAAGTGTTTGGATATGGGAAG tggATCAAGATCATGAAGATTACGAATGTGCAAGTGTTTTATCTGTTCACACTCAAGACGTTAAACAAGTTGTGTGGCACCCAAATAAAGAG CTTCTAGCATCAGCCAGTTATGACAACACGATCAAGATATTTatagaagatgatgatgattggaTTTGTGTATCAACATTAGAAGGTCATGAATCGACAGTTTGGAGTCTGTCATTTGATAAAACTGGTGACCGCTTAGCATCATGCAGTGATGATAGAACAATTAAGATCTGGAAGCAATATCAACCTGACAATCAACAAG GAATTCTGACAGTTGGGAATCATCCAACATGGAAGTGTGTTTGTACTTTATCAGGTTACCATTCCAGGCCAATTTATTCTTTACACTG GTGCAAATTAACAGGTCTTTTAGCTACAGCATCGGGAGATGATTGTTTGCGTATTTTTAAAGAAGACACCAGTGTTCATGATGCTTCAAATCAACCTGCGTTTCAACTTGTAGCTTCACAAAATAAAAGTCATAATGAAGATGTTAATTGTGTCGCTTGGAATCCTAAAATACCCGGGCTATTGGCTTCGTGTAGCGATGATTGCAAAATCAAACTGTGGAATTTGAATGACGGttga
- the LOC140046170 gene encoding clarin-2-like isoform X2 — protein MAETNVKKFYWVTFVDACFCMVMLIASLATPNWITSDVHRVIENSAPVMDELLNDTTGYVYFGIIKGYKQFNYGFGLRQSVPYDVSEEHADLYPTGLLIVVIVFMVIAAIFAMVATIFGMVNAITRPIEAIHGPKGLFLWNGFGAIFSGISLFMYVGLYYTTFEGKEVLNAEDTSQPNYFTTDSANYGYSFWLLVTTFGLFCVNLILLIIAHKMNDPNFRWRRRAQEISTIQTTELAQSIMY, from the exons ATGGCCGAAACAAACGTAAAAAAGTTTTACTGGGTAACATTCGTCGATGCATGTTTTTGTATGGTGATGTTAATAGCTTCTTTAGCTACACCAAACTGGATTACGTCTGACGTTCACCGGGTCATCGAAAACTCGGCACCGGTTATGGATGAACTCCTCAACGACACAACCGGCTATGTATATTTTGGTATCATAAAGGGATATAAGCAGTTTAATTACGGCTTTGGGTTGAGGCAATCCGTGCCATACGACG TATCTGAAGAACATGCAGATCTTTATCCAACTGGGTTACTGATAGTAGTAATTGTATTTATGGTAATAGCAGCAATCTTTGCAATGGTAGCTACTATATTCGGAATGGTCAATGCAATCACACGTCCAATTGAGGCCATCCATGGACCAAAAGGATTGTTTTTGTGGAACGGTTTTGGAG CAATCTTCTCTGGCATATCGCTGTTCATGTACGTGGGTCTGTATTACACTACATTTGAAGGCAAGGAGGTATTGAACGCCGAAGACACTAGTCAACCAAATTACTTTACAACCGATTCTGCAAATTATGGTTACTCATTCTGGTTGCTTGTAACGACCTTTGGACTATTCTGTGTcaatcttattttattaattattgcgCATAAAATGAATGACCCGAATTTTCGATGGAGGAGGAGGGCACAGGAGATATCGACCATACAAACTACTGAGCTTGCTCAGAGCATCATGTATTAA
- the LOC140046170 gene encoding clarin-3-like isoform X1, with the protein MCLRYKTFFFLNFVTCLCIVILLCTSIGTPHWIEAESKRNSSLGGGVSNVISTNDDEPGPNRGFIHFGVVRGCKIFNYGFGARDYKCFKVSEEHADLYPTGLLIVVIVFMVIAAIFAMVATIFGMVNAITRPIEAIHGPKGLFLWNGFGAIFSGISLFMYVGLYYTTFEGKEVLNAEDTSQPNYFTTDSANYGYSFWLLVTTFGLFCVNLILLIIAHKMNDPNFRWRRRAQEISTIQTTELAQSIMY; encoded by the exons ATGTGTCTGCGGTATAAAACGttcttctttttaaattttgtgaCGTGTTTGTGTATAGTAATATTGCTATGTACCTCAATTGGAACACCACATTGGATTGAAGCAGAATCAAAACGAAATTCTAGTCTCGGTGGTGGTGTTTCAAATGTAATATCTACTAATGACGATGAGCCCGGTCCGAATCGAGGTTTTATACATTTTGGGGTTGTTCGTGGTTGTAAAATTTTTAATTATGGATTTGGTGCTAGAGATTACAAATGTTTTAAAG TATCTGAAGAACATGCAGATCTTTATCCAACTGGGTTACTGATAGTAGTAATTGTATTTATGGTAATAGCAGCAATCTTTGCAATGGTAGCTACTATATTCGGAATGGTCAATGCAATCACACGTCCAATTGAGGCCATCCATGGACCAAAAGGATTGTTTTTGTGGAACGGTTTTGGAG CAATCTTCTCTGGCATATCGCTGTTCATGTACGTGGGTCTGTATTACACTACATTTGAAGGCAAGGAGGTATTGAACGCCGAAGACACTAGTCAACCAAATTACTTTACAACCGATTCTGCAAATTATGGTTACTCATTCTGGTTGCTTGTAACGACCTTTGGACTATTCTGTGTcaatcttattttattaattattgcgCATAAAATGAATGACCCGAATTTTCGATGGAGGAGGAGGGCACAGGAGATATCGACCATACAAACTACTGAGCTTGCTCAGAGCATCATGTATTAA
- the LOC140046169 gene encoding M-phase inducer phosphatase-like, producing the protein MEERSSHIKRKMTLPLVGMNDVCSPCFNRNSVESPMSNLAHSLFSLSCAGGTPRRRLSLCESPASSRSSLSSDAGISLDSPVSVDATSESSSRKFFMNTRPSHARRLMRTTSEPPICSPAPLTPIFSMKKFFSENDDGDEIKDEIASSLKTDDKFTFAKPSAPSGKDHPFRSISAPANLFKDDEVKLKSCSLTNSEEEEDDGFLDFMDSESIEPNKAAPSGLDSLISMPIIKKCSPTTKIKVTPPGPLQTLDVNKIGNNTPVSIPATHGVRRSIFKVPSQGSLLKRNERPKDHPSPIQRKKLRCCSIDSSSSQKPRLPLQSNIPCRLERSQSMFSPTSKPNQADLLGDQSKPYCLPLVVGKHRDLKCISANTLAKLINNEFSDEIEEYFIVDCRYPYEYLGGHIKGAINKYRKTDITSFFLDKAPSKLTKRRVIVFHCEFSSKRGPDLSRYLRNKDRDIHHENYPALFYPELYLLEGGYKEFFHRQKELCEPQTYKEMLDKDNSHDLKHFRAKSKSWDGERSRLKNSRSKEN; encoded by the exons ATGGAGGAACGGTCAAGTCATATCAAAAGAAAGATGACATTACCTCTTGTTGGAATGAATGATGTGTGTTCGCCCTGTTTTAACAGAAATTCTGTAGAATCTCCAATGAGTAACCTAGCCCATAGCCTTTTTAGTCTTTCATG TGCTGGAGGAACACCTAGAAGGCGTTTATCATTATGTGAATCACCAGCCTCCTCAAGATCCTCATTAAGCTCAGATGCAG GTATCTCCTTAGATTCTCCAGTATCTGTTGATGCAACCTCAGAGTCTAG TTCTAGAAAATTTTTTATGAACACCAGACCAAG tcATGCTAGACGCTTAATGCGTACTACCTCAGAGCCACCTATCTGTAGTCCAGCTCCACTGACCCCAATCTTTTCAATGAAAAAGTTCTTTAGTGAAAATGACGACGGAGATGAAATTAAG GATGAAATAGCGTCATCTCTTAAAACAGATGACAAGTTTACGTTTGCTAAGCCGTCCGCTCCTTCTGGCAAGGACCACCCATTCAGATCCATTTCAGCTCCTGCAAATCTA TTTAAAGATGACGAAGTGAAATTGAAATCATGTTCTTTAACAAACAgcgaagaagaagaagatgatGGCTTCCTAGATTTTATGGATTCTGAAAGTATAGAG CCAAACAAAGCAGCACCATCTGGGTTAGATAGCCTAATATCAATGCCTATTATAAAAAAGTGTTCACCCACCACCAAAATAAAAGTGACCCCACCAGGCCCCCTCCAAACTCTTGATGTCAATAAGATCGGCAATAACACACCAGTCTCTATACCAGCTACGCATGGAGTCAGAAGAAGTATATTTAAGGTTCCCAGTCAAGGGTCGTTACTAAAAAGAAACGAAAGGCCAAAAGATCATCCAAGTCCcatacaaagaaaaaaattacgcTGTTGCTCCATCGATAGTAGTAGCAGCCAGAAACCACGTCTACCTCTT cagTCAAATATTCCTTGTAGACTTGAACGGTCTCAATCCATGTTTTCACCGACATCAAAACCCAACCAAGCAGATCTTTTAGGTGACCAATCAAAG cCCTACTGTTTACCTCTTGTTGTTGGAAAACACAGGGATCTCAAGTGCATATCAGCAAATACTCTTGCAAAGTTAATAAACAATGAATTTAGTGATGAAATAGAGGAGTATTTTATAGTAGACTGTCGCTACCCTTATGAGTACTTGGGTGGCCACATCAAG GGTGCAATAAATAAGTATAGAAAGACGGACATTACCTCATTTTTCTTGGATAAAGCTCCCTCTAAGTTAACAAAGCGTCGAGTCATTGTGTTTCACTGCGAGTTTTCATCAAAACGAGGACCTGATTTATCTCGTTATTTACGCAACAAGGATCGTGATATCCATCACGAAAATTATCCCGCACTTTTTTATCCAGAACTGTATTTATTAGAAGGAGGTTACAAAGAGTTTTTTCACAGACAAAAG GAATTATGTGAGCCTCAAACATACAAAGAAATGCTAGATAAGGACAACTCTCATGATCTGAAACATTTCAGGGCGAAATCCAAATCGTGGGATGGCGAAAGAAGTCGATTAAAAAACTCCCGGTCAAAAGAGAATTag
- the LOC140047525 gene encoding uncharacterized protein, translating to MIGLKKRNSEINCEKMMHRNPKSSDSVRRRANDQRKKSGNNEDHFYSRRRSIDHEIGLSTSDLRNQMKSSSCGYDRDRSPRVTKNSSSFSGKSEERKRGYGNENRDTRRRGQGKNDRFDDYTPERRQFTNRTTSESSSDWGSMVDEFEQQRTRVLQDMARYKRKLLLSEENRFSTEEVNKIELKREPRTLLETDEVVLIRRQKQIDYGKNTEGYENYIQRVPKNKRTKNKHAVTPNKFKLYSRRSWDTQLRQWKLAIHEFSSEGRKCWNEKRKTSTKSLRFNEYNKDEDQDNKMEVEYSSLDTSLTSGISDDISTSSRSETPLDSNFEDDIVSDDQSDNMNDFIPTSFRQPEVPHNATMTPSATPVTSDTKAPSTSPPLSPAALIAALQHHGMIGSYSQHSGMNSMQQQQISVQVDPNRNNIMHEPSPYNDITNQKFVPTNAAIAEQRKTVFDQFNLDDCFIQDSEYTL from the exons ATGATAGGATTGAAGAAAAGAAACAGCGAGATAAATTGTGAAAAAATGATGCACAGAAACCCAAAATCATCCGACTCGGTAAGACGAAGAGCTAATGACCAGCGCAAAAAAAGCGGCAACAACGAAGATCATTTCTACTCACGGCGGCGGTCGATAGATCATGAGATAGGCCTCTCCACCTCAGACTTAAG AAACCAAATGAAGTCTTCAAGCTGTGGTTATGACCGTGATAGAAGTCCAAGAGTTACGAAAAACAGTTCGTCATTCAGTGGGAAATCTGAAGa aCGGAAGCGTGGCTATGGAAACGAAAATAGAGATACGAGGAGAAGAGGACAAGGAAAGAATGATAGATTTGATGA TTACACCCCAGAGCGTAGACAATTTACAAATCGAACAACGAGTGAAAGTAGCAGTGATTGGGGGAGCATGGTCGATGAATTTGAACAGCAGAGAACCAGAGTTTTACAAGACATGGCGAGATATAAACGTAAATTGCTTCTATCTGAAGAAAACAGATTCAGCACTGAAGAAGTGAATAAAAT TGAACTCAAACGAGAGCCACGAACACTCTTGGAGACCGATGAGGTTGTGTTGATTCGACGACAGAAGCAAATAGACTACGGAAAAAATACTGAAGGTTACGAGAACTACATCCAAAGAGTACCAAA gaacaaACGCACTAAAAACAAGCATGCAGTAACACCAAATAAGTTTAAACTGTACAGCCGTCGGTCATGGGACACGCAGTTGAGACAATGGAAGCTAGCCATCCACGAGTTTAGCAGCGAAGGAAGAAAATGTTGGAATGAAAAGAGAAAGACCAGCAC gaAATCGTTACGCTTCAATGAATACAATAAAGATGAAGATCAGGATAACAAGATGGAGGTTGAATATTCATCTCTTGACACATCGTTGACCTCTGGTATCAGCGATGACATCTCAACTTCGTCCAGAAGTGAAACACCACTAGATTCCAATTTTGAAGATGACATTGTGTCTGATGACCAATCTGATAATATGAATGATTTTATACCAACTTCTTTCCGTCAACCCGAGGTTCCACACAACGCAACTATGACTCCATCTGCAACACCAGTTACCTCTGATACAAAAGCACCTTCTACGAGCCCACCTCTTAGCCCCGCAGCTCTCATCGCAGCCCTGCAACACCATGGCATGATTGGTTCTTACAGTCAGCATTCAGGTATGAATTCTATGCAGCAACAGCAGATCAGCGTACAAGTTGATccaaatagaaataatataatgCATGAACCAAGTCCTTACAATGACATCACTAATCAGAAGTTTGTTCCAACCAATGCTGCTATTGCTGAACAACGTAAAACTGTCTTTGATCAGTTTAATTTGGATGACTGTTTCATACAGGATTCTGAATACACACTTTAA